In Stieleria varia, one genomic interval encodes:
- a CDS encoding DUF1559 domain-containing protein has product MSRKRNAGFTLIELLVVIAIIALLAALLLPAITKAREAARAAQCRANLKNVGIGLFKYSVRNPGGALCSGASDFKRDGCMDTYGWVADLVNIGDANMNESLDPSNPLKGSEKLNDLIGGDTNDSKDNAPLARLSKGLCGNMTSWAGVNGPSAGSTGFAGTDASSAERASLVARYFLENGFNTNYAASWHLVRGMIKTETATGLVDTTKNELFSLTGGKFKGLGGTTGPLAASVLDKSRVSSSNVGLIGCAAPGDIDEAILGADLIISPDDHYGTALNDATSKELIKAGELLTEAFNDGPAYWDTGSKSINLIGGGVTLANQLSCERSQPTTAACASPQGTGIGVGAASTGYGVYLQDTRDWFALHQGSANILMGDGSVKTFYDDNADGFLNPGFGVTGLSETEVDGVGYADDTVEMSRDQFFGGLFLNDMYFKGVFE; this is encoded by the coding sequence ATGTCGCGTAAGCGAAATGCAGGTTTTACCCTGATCGAGTTGTTGGTGGTTATCGCCATCATCGCTCTGTTGGCAGCTTTGTTGTTGCCAGCAATCACCAAGGCACGTGAAGCAGCTCGTGCTGCTCAGTGCCGTGCCAACCTCAAGAACGTTGGTATTGGTCTGTTCAAGTACAGTGTCCGTAACCCCGGTGGCGCCTTGTGCTCGGGTGCTAGCGACTTCAAGCGCGATGGCTGCATGGACACCTACGGCTGGGTCGCTGACTTGGTCAACATCGGTGACGCAAACATGAACGAATCGTTGGACCCATCGAATCCTCTGAAGGGTTCGGAGAAGCTCAACGACTTGATCGGCGGCGACACCAACGACAGCAAGGACAATGCTCCTCTTGCTCGTTTGAGCAAAGGTCTCTGTGGAAACATGACGAGCTGGGCTGGCGTCAACGGCCCCAGCGCTGGTTCAACTGGCTTCGCCGGAACCGATGCAAGCAGTGCAGAGCGTGCCTCTCTGGTTGCTCGTTACTTCTTGGAAAACGGCTTCAACACCAACTACGCAGCTAGCTGGCACTTGGTCCGTGGAATGATCAAGACCGAAACCGCAACTGGTTTGGTCGACACCACCAAGAACGAGTTGTTCTCGTTGACCGGTGGCAAGTTCAAGGGACTCGGTGGAACGACCGGTCCTCTGGCTGCTTCCGTTTTGGACAAGAGCCGCGTCAGCTCCAGCAACGTTGGCCTGATCGGCTGTGCCGCTCCTGGTGACATCGACGAAGCCATCCTGGGTGCTGACCTCATCATCAGCCCAGACGACCACTATGGTACTGCGTTGAACGACGCGACCAGCAAAGAGTTGATCAAAGCTGGTGAGTTGCTCACCGAAGCGTTCAACGACGGTCCTGCTTACTGGGACACCGGCAGCAAGTCGATCAACCTGATCGGTGGTGGCGTGACCTTGGCAAACCAACTGAGCTGCGAGCGTAGCCAGCCCACGACCGCTGCTTGTGCTTCTCCTCAAGGAACCGGCATTGGCGTTGGTGCTGCATCGACCGGATACGGCGTCTACCTGCAAGACACTCGTGACTGGTTCGCTCTTCACCAAGGTTCGGCCAACATCCTGATGGGTGACGGCTCGGTCAAGACCTTCTATGACGACAACGCCGACGGCTTCCTGAACCCAGGCTTCGGCGTCACCGGTCTGTCAGAAACCGAAGTGGACGGAGTGGGATATGCTGACGACACCGTCGAAATGAGCCGCGACCAGTTCTTCGGTGGACTGTTCCTCAACGACATGTACTTCAAAGGTGTCTTCGAGTGA
- a CDS encoding DUF1559 domain-containing protein, translating into MDSSLSSSRPCSPSLRRSHGFTLVELLVVIAIIGILVGLLLPAVQAAREAARRMSCSNNFKQLGLAIQNYHGTYKQLPTYKGGTWVNGLDGTTDQDNRMDLSIWVGLTPFFEQQGIWEQISNPNQQIFSSTAVRTPPWPAMGPRTSQAGYVPWQIEIPTLRCPSDPGQGLPAFGRTNYAACLGDSTPMMDQGPWIANNFIVQNPAPSSVAIDANASCRGAFVARRKMRFRDVLDGLSNTIFGGEIATDLGDRDVRTIAAIQVESDEIRDEPDVCEHDEMFVSPNRPRFWSTGTDGGNAPTLAGSAEGRGARWASGGTSFTAMNTILPPNRMVCLGGGATGDASSMGMAPPSSRHQGGVHVLMGDGAVVFLSDSIEAGDVHDSNVWTNGTGHSTVGSMSPYGLWGALGTRASGEVIQEQLNQ; encoded by the coding sequence ATGGATTCATCCCTTTCATCCTCGCGTCCCTGTTCACCCTCACTGCGACGCTCACACGGTTTCACGCTTGTTGAACTGCTTGTTGTCATCGCCATCATTGGCATTTTGGTCGGACTGCTGTTGCCCGCAGTCCAAGCCGCGCGAGAAGCGGCGCGACGAATGAGCTGCAGCAACAACTTCAAACAACTCGGTCTTGCCATCCAAAACTATCACGGCACTTACAAACAACTGCCTACTTACAAAGGTGGGACTTGGGTAAACGGCCTGGATGGCACGACCGATCAGGACAACCGAATGGACTTGTCGATCTGGGTCGGCTTGACCCCATTCTTTGAGCAACAAGGCATTTGGGAGCAGATCTCCAACCCAAATCAACAGATCTTTAGCAGCACAGCCGTTCGCACTCCGCCATGGCCTGCGATGGGACCACGGACGTCGCAAGCAGGCTATGTTCCTTGGCAGATCGAAATCCCAACATTGCGATGCCCGAGCGATCCCGGGCAAGGGCTCCCAGCCTTCGGGCGGACCAACTACGCCGCTTGCCTGGGTGACTCCACTCCGATGATGGACCAAGGTCCGTGGATCGCCAACAACTTTATCGTACAGAACCCCGCACCGTCGAGCGTCGCGATCGATGCCAATGCTTCGTGTCGTGGCGCATTCGTGGCACGCCGAAAGATGCGTTTTCGTGATGTGCTGGACGGGCTATCCAATACGATCTTTGGTGGAGAAATCGCAACCGATCTGGGCGATCGTGACGTGAGAACGATCGCGGCGATCCAAGTCGAATCGGATGAAATTCGCGACGAGCCCGATGTCTGCGAGCATGACGAAATGTTTGTCAGTCCGAATCGACCGCGTTTTTGGTCGACGGGTACCGACGGAGGTAACGCGCCCACGCTCGCGGGATCGGCCGAAGGACGTGGCGCTCGTTGGGCGTCCGGCGGAACCTCCTTTACCGCAATGAACACCATTTTGCCTCCCAACCGAATGGTGTGCCTGGGCGGCGGTGCGACGGGCGATGCCAGTTCGATGGGAATGGCACCACCGAGCAGTCGTCACCAGGGCGGTGTCCATGTGCTGATGGGCGATGGTGCGGTGGTCTTTTTGAGCGACTCCATCGAAGCCGGTGATGTTCACGATTCCAACGTATGGACCAATGGCACCGGCCACAGCACCGTCGGCTCGATGAGCCCGTACGGATTATGGGGAGCACTTGGAACCCGAGCCTCTGGCGAAGTGATCCAGGAACAACTGAACCAGTGA